From Chryseotalea sp. WA131a:
TTTCCAGAGCGAATAGAAAAAATATACTTGTTGGCACCCGATGGGATTAAAACCAGTTTTTGGTATAGCCTGGCCACCTACCCTATTGCTACACGCTATTTTTTCAAAAGTATGATTTTGCACCCCAGTCGATTACATTCATTGGCCAAATTACTTCGAGCCTTTCGGTTGGTTGATAACGGATTGTTGCGGTTTGCCGAAAACCAAATGAACACCGAAGCGAAACGCAGACAAGTTTATTACACATGGGTGTACTTTAGGCATTTGAAATTTGATTTAGATAAGATTGCTTCGGTCTTGAATCAAAAAGAAATACCCCTCACCATGATTGTGGGAAAATTTGACAAAGTAATTCAACCTAAAAACATGGAAGGCTTTCTATCCAAAATAAGAATCAAGAAGTTCAAAGTTTTAGAAGCCGGGCACAATGATTTGATAGCCAAAAGCGCGGAGGCAATCAAAAAGCAAAATGATAGCCTATGCTAAAGGCTACAGGTAGCAAAGGATTATCTATCCGAACGCCAGGAGTAGATTTCAATACATTATAATAATCAGTAGCCTCTTTAGATCGAAAGGGAACCAATAACTCAAATGCCCAAAATGCGTTTGTGTTTCTTCGTTGCTTCACCATTACTCCCGCACCAACAGACATACCATAGAAGAACTTGTTTAACTGCGATGCCCCAGAAATAGCATAAGCCGCATTGTAACCATACATAACGTTTAAGATAAAAGATGCACGTTTGTCCGGAGTCGCCCGGAAATTTAAACCCGCATTGTAGCCAAACCCGGCAAAGGCATAACCCCCACCAAAAAACACGCCTAAATTTTTAGATGGCAGCAGAGTCAGTCTGCCTCCTATGCCGCCATAGTCTAGGCCTATTCCAATTCCGAAATCGCCCGTAACTGCAGTACTGGCGAAATCAGTATTTGGTCTGTTTGAATATTCATTTATGGTTGTCTTAGCGACTGGCTCAGGTAGCTTCTTTTGTTGATCCAAATTACTGAGGCGTTCGCCTGCGCGGTAAACAGCTATTGGATAGGTACGCAAAATGTTAGCAAACACTTCTTTTTTATCGTACTCTTCCTTGCTTTCAAATCGAATCGAATAAATCTCACTCATATTAAAACTACCAGCTTTTGAAAAAAGTAAATTATCGGATATAGCCGTAATTTCGGTTTTTACCTTCGTGCTATCGTTTAAGGTAATGAGTGTGTTTTGAGCTAAACCATCTAACGTCAAAAATAGATTTAGCAGGATTGAAAGAATGCAAAAGCGTATCATGTAACGGATTAATTATATGGTTCAAATTTAAGAAAATCAAGTACAAATTCTCTCCATTTATTACAAAATACTCCTTACTTTTACAGCTCACTTCTACACTTCCATGATTCTATTTTTTCGCGCAGAATCCAACCTTATCTACGGGGTTGGCACGACACATTTATTTTCCGTTGAAGATATTGAAAAACTGATGTGGCTCTTTGGCGGGGCGAAGCCGCTAGAAGACAAAACGCTGACAGGTCTATTTATTGGCCCGCGAAAAGAAATGATTACTCCTTGGAGTACGAATGCCGTAGAGATCACCCAAACCATGGGCATCAACGGCATCCAACGCATCGAAGAATTTTTTTCGGTAGTGGGTGAACCTCATTACGATCGGATGTTGCAGCATCTTTATAAAAATCTCGATCAAGATCTTTATACCATTCACCTCACGCCTGCACCTATTTTAGAAATTGACGACATCAAAAAATACAGTGACGAAGAAGGACTTGCGCTGAGCGAAGAAGAGATAAAATATCTCACAGATGTAAGTTGGAAGCTAGGCAGAAAACTAACCGACAGCGAAGTATTTGGGTTTAGTCAGGTGAACTCCGAACATTGCCGCCATAAAATTTTTAACGGCACGTTTATCATTGATGGTGTGGAGAAAGAGATGACGCTCTTTCAATTGATTAAAAAAACCTCTAAACAAAACCCCAATCAAATTGTATCTGCCTACAAAGATAACGTTGCCTTCATCAAAGGACCACGTGTAGAACAGTTTGCGCCCACGAAACAAGATGTCCCTGATTTTTTTGCGATAGAAGATTTCGATTCGGTGATTTCGTTAAAAGCGGAAACGCACAACTTCCCGACTACTGTTGAGCCGTTCAATGGTGCCGCTACAGGTTCAGGTGGAGAAATCAGAGATCGGCTTGCAGGTGGCAAAGGCTCGCTGCCCTTGGCGGGAACAGCCGTGTATATGACTTCGTACCCGCGTTTAGAAAAAGGCAAAGCATGGGAAGGAAACGATCCCCGCAAGTGGCTCTATCAAACACCTGCTGAAATTCTGATCAAAGCATCAGATGGAGCGAGTGATTTTGGAAACAAGTTTGGTCAGCCGTTGATCAGTGGAAGCTTGTTCACCTTTGAGCATGAAGAGCAAAAAAAGAAATTCGGTTTCGACAAAGTGATCATGCTGGCGGGCGGCATTGGGTTCGGGAAAGAGAAAGACAGTCAGAAAGAACACCTGCAAGCGGGCGATCAAATCATCATGATGGGTGGCGACAACTACCGCATCGGGATGGGTGGCGCAGCCGTATCATCTGTGACTACTGGCGAATTTGCAAATGCCTTGGAACTTAATGCCATTCAACGCTCGAATCCAGAAATGCAAAAGCGTGTGATGAATGCCATCCGTGCTATGGTGGAGTCGAGTGAAAACCCCATTGTTTCCATTCACGATCACGGAGCGGGTGGTCATTTGAATTGCTTCTCAGAATTGTTAGAAGAAACAGGTGGCACAATAGAAGTGGAGAAAATTCCGGTAGGCGACCCTACCCTATCGGCCAAAGAAATCATCAGCAATGAATCGCAAGAGCGAATGGGCTTGGCGCTCCATAAAAAAGATATTGACACACTGCAACGCGTGGCCGATCGCGAGCGCGCACCCATGTATGTAGTAGGCGAGGCTACAGGCGATAAAAAATTTACGTTCAAAGGGGCGAAGGGTTCTATGAATCCCGTAGAACTTGAAATGAATCATTTGTTTGGTTCATCACCGAAGACCATTTTAAAAGACCAGTCGCAGAAAACAACTTATAAAGACGTAACATACGATGTATGGCAATTGCAATCGTATATCGAGCAAGTGTTGCAATTAGAATCGGTGGCATGCAAAGATTGGTTGACCAACAAAGTAGACCGCTCGGTTTCCGGTAAAGTAGCCACGCAGCAAACGTGTGGCGAAATACAATTGCCATTGAACAATGTGGCCGTGATGGCGATTGATTTTTTGAGCAACAAAGGAATTGCTACTTCCATCGGTCACGCACCTGTGGCCGCCTTGGTGAATCCGGCTAACGGAAGCAAGCTTGCCATTGCCGAAGCGCTCACCAACTTGGTGTGGGCACCACTCACCCACGGACTAAAAGGAGTTTCTTTAAGTGCCAACTGGATGTGGCCGGCAAAAAATGAAGGCGAGAATGCACGACTCTATCACGCTGTTGAGGCCGTGAGTGATTTTGCATGTGCGTTGGGAATCAATATCCCTACTGGCAAAGACTCCCTCTCAATGACACAAAAATATCCGAATGGAGAAGTAGTGTATTCACCCGGCACTGTAATTATTTCGGCTGTGGGCGAAAGCAGTGATATTCGCAAAACAGTCTCACCCGATTTGAAGCACGTAGTTGGCTCAACATTGTTGTATATCGATTTCTCGAAAGATGAGTTGAAATTGGGCGGAAGCAGTTTAAGCCAGGTGTTGAGCACATTGGGCAACGATGCACCAACCGTTACTGACGCAAATTACTTTGCGAAAGCGTTTACAACTATTCAAGAACTGGTCAATCAAAATCTAATCTTGGCAGGTCACGATATTTCTTCGGGTGGGTTGATCACTACTCTATTGGAGATGTGTTTCCCGTCTCAACAAATAGGAATCGATGCGACCTTAGACTTAGGAAAAGATCCGATCAAAACATTGTTTGCTGAAAATCCGGGAGTGGTGATACAAGTGAGCAATGTGAATGCGGTGATAGATGAGCTGAATAAGAATGGCATTGCTTTTAAAGAATTAGGAAAAGTTACTTCTGATAGCGTGTTAAGGCTGCAAGCCTCAGGCAGCAAGCCACAAGCCATGAGCGGCACGGACCAACTTGAGGCTTGGAGCTTGAAGCTTGAGGCTTTGCGCGAAAAATGGTTTCGCACCTCGTACTTGCTCGACAAAATCCAGCGGCCAAAGGGTCATGCGGAAAAACGAAAAGAAAATTTTACCCAACAACCCCTAGTCTATCAATTCCCCATTCACTTTGACGGAACGTTTAAATCGTTGGGCATCGATGCAAAACGCAGAACGCCTTCCGGAATAAAAGCGGCCATCATCCGCGAGAAGGGTGTGAACGGAGATCGCGAAATGGCGTACGCGCTTTATCTCGCGGGCTTTGATGTGAAAGATGTGCACATGACCGACTTGGTTTCGGGGCGTGAAGATTTGACTGGAGTGAACATGATTGTGTTTGTTGGAGGATTTTCCAACTCCGATGTACTGGGTTCTGCCAAAGGTTGGGCAGGCGCATTCTTGTACAATCCAAAAGCCAAAGGAGCGTTGGATAATTTTTATGCACGTCCTGACACGCTGAGCTTAGGTGTTTGCAACGGATGTCAATTAATGATGGAACTTGGTTTGGTTTATCGCGAGATACCAATGCCAGACCATCCAAAAATGCACCATAACGGTTCTGGTAAATTTGAATCGACCTTCATCACCATCGACATTCCCAAAAACAATTCAGTGATGATGAGTTCGCTGGCAGGATCGCGTTTAGGTGTGTGGCTGGCGCATGGCGAAGGAAAATTTGTGTTGGGCAGTTTAGACAATTACCAAGTGGCAGCTACTTATTCCTATCAGCAATATCCGGGCAACCCCAACGATTCTGAGTTTGCAGTCGCCTCGCTCTGCTCAAAAGACGGAAGACACTTGGCGATCATGCCGCACATCGAGCGCACATTGTTCCCGTGGAACTGGCCGCACTACACACGCAACAAACAGCAAGACGAAATTGGGCCGTGGATGGAGGCGTTTGTGAATGCAAGGGAGTGGGTGAAGAAAAGAAGTTAAAAGTTCGAAGTTGTTTGATTACGCCTATACCAGGGGAGGCGGTTCTATTAAAATCTGAGCAAAAGTTTGGGGAGTGGTGGAAAGTGGTTGAATAACTTTCTTGATGCGCAAAACTGTCAGTATAAAAAATTGATGCGGTCAGAATGTTAGATTAATAGAAGGCATCTTAAAAATATGAAATCGAATTAATTATCAGATGATCAGCTTGATGTTTATCTTTGGGTAATCTGTTTTCCAATTTTTTTGCAGATCGATGGATATCAATTATGAACAATGGGAAGTGATTTCAGAAATCCTTCCACGCCATAGGAGTGGGTTGCCGCACGTTATCCCTAACTGCTTCCACTGCACAATGGGTGCTCTTCAATGGACGATGACCATACGAACCGGAATGAACTTTGCTTCCAATCTTGGCTCTATGTAGGTTCATCTCCCTTCAACGTCAACAAAAGCGAGGGAAGTTGAGCCGAAAGATCATCCGTGGTAGTGTCGTACGTTAGCTCATCATGCAGTAACTGCACCATCCGCTCATCAATTGACACCGAGCGGGTGCGATTGGTTTTGCGGAAGAACTCGTTGCACTCGTTCATGGCAATTCGGAACAACCAGGCCGAAAATGGCACACCCCTAAACTGAAACTTACTTAGCGCAAGCAGTGCCTTTAACCCAGATTTTGCAGTAGAATGAAATAGTGACAAGGTGTCTTATATTTGAATATGGAACACCACTATACCGATAAATTAGTAACAGCGTGGGGCGGGATGAAAGAGATGAAAATATTGATTGACCAAACTGGGATCAGCAAGAAGTTGGCCGAGCTTGGTTTGCCTGAGAGCAAGAGTAACAACCGGATAGATGCCGTGGGAATAATAGAGAGTTTTTGGGTGGGCATCTGGATTGGTTGCTTTCGTTTTAGTCACACAGCGGTGGTGCGGGTTGATGAAGTGTTGCGCCAGATATTTGGATGGAAGCGGGTTGCTTCGGGAACCACCTTCGGGCGTTTCTTTAAAAAGTTTACCCCCTCAATGAACCACCAAATTTTCATTGAACTGTACACGTGGTTTTTTGAGCAGATCCAATTTGACAATTACACGTTGGATATGGACAGCAGTGTGATCACCCGCTACGGGGAACAGGAAGGCAGCAAAAAAGGGTACAACCCCAAGAAGCCTGGCCGTGGCAGCCATCATCCCTTGTTTGCTTTTGTCAATGACATACGCATGGTGGCCAATTGCTGGAACCGTAGCGGCAATACAGGGAGCAACAGCAACTGCATCCATTTTTTGGAAGAGACCTTTGCCATCCTCAAAAACAAAACAGTAGGGTTGTTCAGGGCCGATAGTGGGTTTTGTACCGGTACAGTCTTGGATTTCATTGAGCAGAGAAATATCCCCTACGTCATTGCCTGTAAGCTGTATGCCAATTTACAAGCCAGCATTTATGGTATCACCCAATGGAATGCGATAGGCGAAGGCTTATGGGTATCGGAAATAAACTACCAGCAAGGCGGCTGGGGCAAAGCCCGTAGGATTGTGGTCATCAAACAAAGAAATCAGGGCCAGGGCAACGGGTAAGAAGCTCAAGACATTATTCAGCAGCGTGGGCATAGCGGACGAAAAAGTGTACCGCAAAAGGTACCATGCCTTTGTCACTAACCAAGCCCTGCCGGCAACAGAAATATGGGAACAATATAAGCGCAGGGGTGATGCCGAAAACAGGATCAAGGAGTTGAAAGAAGATTTCGGTACAGAAGGCTTTTGCATGGATAGTTTTTGTGCTACTGAAACAGCTATGCGCTTTGTGATGGTAGCCTATAATTTGATGAGCCTATTCCGGCAAATAACCCATCAAAAACAGCCACAGCCCAAGCTTTCCACATTAAGGTTCAACTGCTTTGCAGTTGGAAGTTGGGTGGAGCAGGAAGCCCAAAAATGGGTACTGAAAATGTCCGTCCCACTCAAAAGAAGGCAATGGTATGATGGATTATTCTCAAATGTCCAAAAAATAAACCTGCCACTAAGTCTGACTGGATAGTTCTACTGCAAAATCTGGGTTTAAGAACACCTGTTGGGTGATATCGCCCGCCAGTTCCCGATCAGTTGTTCTGCGATACAAGAAGAGGTACACCTTCTTAAAGTACTTCTCATAAATAGGCCTAAACGCTTGGGCGTCAACTTGAGATTGACGCAAAATAGCTTCCTCGTCTAGGTCGTAATTTGAAGTAACTTGTGCGTGGTCTTCCAAAGCTTTCTGGTTATTACTGCATCTATAAATGCAAGGGTTTGCAAAAGATACATGCAAATGGAATAAAAAACATAAAAAAGATTACGCAAAACGATTTGTCCGATCAATTGCCGAACAATTTAGAATCTCACTAAATTAATTCTCCCGATCGGTGTCTTTCTGAAAGACCATGGCTTATAGGTGTAGAAGCGCTTCTTCTCGACTAAAAAAAATAGTTGAGACATAAATCTTAATTCGTAAATCTTAAATCCTTTTGTTTATGGAAACCAAGAAGAATGCTAACAAAGACCTGCCCTTGCAGCGCAAAAAGTTTTTCATGATCGGACTAAGCATTGCACTTGCATTAGTAATTACTGCTTTTGAATGGAAAACCGAAAAGAAAAAGCCTACTGGCTGTCATCTACCTTACCCTAAAATTGAAGACGTTCAAATCATTTCAGAAGTAAGAACGATTGATTATCCCAAGCCGCCAGCCTTAAAGATGGAAAAAATTAAACTAGAGCCTAAACCAGTCAATCCTATAGAATTTATTCCTGTTGATAATGATAAGCTAGTAGCAGACCCCACGCCTTCTATCGATCAAGATCTTGGAGCCGACACGGGAGCTGTGGTCTTTGCAGATAAGCCAGAACCCGTAGACTCTATTTTTGTAATCGCAGAATTCAATCCTGAGCCGCGAAATGGATATGCTAATTTTTATAAAGACCTTGGTAAAAGTATAAAATATCCGATGCAAGCTCAGCGCACAGGAACAGAGGGCAAAGTGTTTGTACAATTTGTAGTGAGCAAAACAGGTGAACCCACCGATCTAAAAATAACCAAAGGAATTGGGGCAGGCTGTGATGAAGAAGCCATGCGCATAATTGGTAAAACCAAATGGGAACCAGGCAGGCAAAGAGGGCAGCCCGTTCGTGTACGGATGACATTGCCAGTCTATTTCCAATTATCAAATTGAACGCTGCAGATTACTAAAAGCCATCTCAAAAAAAATGAATCGCTGTCAAGTTGAGCTTGGAGAGACCTGTCATTAGTAGTACAAATAGACTTCGCTAGGCTCAAGCTGACATCTGGAAAGTATTTTTGAGATAGGCTTCTAGTATTTAGGACGATGGCCGAGCGGCTAAAACCTAACGCTGACCGAGGCCGTCATGCACCGTCCATAGCCATCAATACCAGAAGCATAGACGCGATAGGCTTTGTCAAATATATTTTGAGCCGAGATTTGGACATTCATAAACTTGTATGAATAACCAGCATATAGATTTATAATATCCCATGCAGGCATGGCTTCATCGATCAATCGGATTTTGATTCGTACGTCTGACTTGTCGCCAGCAGCCAATCGGTCTTGTTTTCCAGCCATCGCCCATTCGGTGCGCACCCAAATGCCGCTCGGGTGCGTATATCGCAAACCAACCTTGCCAAACAAGGGAGGAATCCTTCGCATGGGCTCCTTTTTTGTTTCATTTTCTCCGATGGTGTAAGTGATGCTTCCAAAAATTGAAATAGACTTTATAACCACAGCTTCCCATTCCCCTTCTATTCCTTTCACCAATGCCTCGCCTACATTTTGCTTCTGGTAAACAGTTCTTCCTTCAAAGGTGGGAGAGCCATTGTAGGTAGCCGGCATTCTGTCAATCAAATCAGACAAGTTGGTTTGATAGGCCGCCAGTGCCCACGAT
This genomic window contains:
- a CDS encoding transposase; amino-acid sequence: MEHHYTDKLVTAWGGMKEMKILIDQTGISKKLAELGLPESKSNNRIDAVGIIESFWVGIWIGCFRFSHTAVVRVDEVLRQIFGWKRVASGTTFGRFFKKFTPSMNHQIFIELYTWFFEQIQFDNYTLDMDSSVITRYGEQEGSKKGYNPKKPGRGSHHPLFAFVNDIRMVANCWNRSGNTGSNSNCIHFLEETFAILKNKTVGLFRADSGFCTGTVLDFIEQRNIPYVIACKLYANLQASIYGITQWNAIGEGLWVSEINYQQGGWGKARRIVVIKQRNQGQGNG
- a CDS encoding alpha/beta hydrolase → MAESIFYQDSQLLFHRYGTGKKILLLFHGFGQDNRVFQSWEEILKEDYILYAFDLYFHGQSYWGSRKPLEKWDWKNILEQFIRQEQLTRFEVAGFSMGGKFALATLELFPERIEKIYLLAPDGIKTSFWYSLATYPIATRYFFKSMILHPSRLHSLAKLLRAFRLVDNGLLRFAENQMNTEAKRRQVYYTWVYFRHLKFDLDKIASVLNQKEIPLTMIVGKFDKVIQPKNMEGFLSKIRIKKFKVLEAGHNDLIAKSAEAIKKQNDSLC
- a CDS encoding transposase — encoded protein: MWSSNKEIRARATGKKLKTLFSSVGIADEKVYRKRYHAFVTNQALPATEIWEQYKRRGDAENRIKELKEDFGTEGFCMDSFCATETAMRFVMVAYNLMSLFRQITHQKQPQPKLSTLRFNCFAVGSWVEQEAQKWVLKMSVPLKRRQWYDGLFSNVQKINLPLSLTG
- the purL gene encoding phosphoribosylformylglycinamidine synthase, which produces MILFFRAESNLIYGVGTTHLFSVEDIEKLMWLFGGAKPLEDKTLTGLFIGPRKEMITPWSTNAVEITQTMGINGIQRIEEFFSVVGEPHYDRMLQHLYKNLDQDLYTIHLTPAPILEIDDIKKYSDEEGLALSEEEIKYLTDVSWKLGRKLTDSEVFGFSQVNSEHCRHKIFNGTFIIDGVEKEMTLFQLIKKTSKQNPNQIVSAYKDNVAFIKGPRVEQFAPTKQDVPDFFAIEDFDSVISLKAETHNFPTTVEPFNGAATGSGGEIRDRLAGGKGSLPLAGTAVYMTSYPRLEKGKAWEGNDPRKWLYQTPAEILIKASDGASDFGNKFGQPLISGSLFTFEHEEQKKKFGFDKVIMLAGGIGFGKEKDSQKEHLQAGDQIIMMGGDNYRIGMGGAAVSSVTTGEFANALELNAIQRSNPEMQKRVMNAIRAMVESSENPIVSIHDHGAGGHLNCFSELLEETGGTIEVEKIPVGDPTLSAKEIISNESQERMGLALHKKDIDTLQRVADRERAPMYVVGEATGDKKFTFKGAKGSMNPVELEMNHLFGSSPKTILKDQSQKTTYKDVTYDVWQLQSYIEQVLQLESVACKDWLTNKVDRSVSGKVATQQTCGEIQLPLNNVAVMAIDFLSNKGIATSIGHAPVAALVNPANGSKLAIAEALTNLVWAPLTHGLKGVSLSANWMWPAKNEGENARLYHAVEAVSDFACALGINIPTGKDSLSMTQKYPNGEVVYSPGTVIISAVGESSDIRKTVSPDLKHVVGSTLLYIDFSKDELKLGGSSLSQVLSTLGNDAPTVTDANYFAKAFTTIQELVNQNLILAGHDISSGGLITTLLEMCFPSQQIGIDATLDLGKDPIKTLFAENPGVVIQVSNVNAVIDELNKNGIAFKELGKVTSDSVLRLQASGSKPQAMSGTDQLEAWSLKLEALREKWFRTSYLLDKIQRPKGHAEKRKENFTQQPLVYQFPIHFDGTFKSLGIDAKRRTPSGIKAAIIREKGVNGDREMAYALYLAGFDVKDVHMTDLVSGREDLTGVNMIVFVGGFSNSDVLGSAKGWAGAFLYNPKAKGALDNFYARPDTLSLGVCNGCQLMMELGLVYREIPMPDHPKMHHNGSGKFESTFITIDIPKNNSVMMSSLAGSRLGVWLAHGEGKFVLGSLDNYQVAATYSYQQYPGNPNDSEFAVASLCSKDGRHLAIMPHIERTLFPWNWPHYTRNKQQDEIGPWMEAFVNAREWVKKRS
- a CDS encoding energy transducer TonB; the protein is METKKNANKDLPLQRKKFFMIGLSIALALVITAFEWKTEKKKPTGCHLPYPKIEDVQIISEVRTIDYPKPPALKMEKIKLEPKPVNPIEFIPVDNDKLVADPTPSIDQDLGADTGAVVFADKPEPVDSIFVIAEFNPEPRNGYANFYKDLGKSIKYPMQAQRTGTEGKVFVQFVVSKTGEPTDLKITKGIGAGCDEEAMRIIGKTKWEPGRQRGQPVRVRMTLPVYFQLSN